CGCGCGTTTCATTGAAAGTGCGCCAAGCTTGTGGCCCAGCATGGCTTGGATTGGCCGGATCAGCCTTGTCGGAATTCATCCCGGCCTCCACACGAGAGTGTGATGCCGCGTCGGCCGGAAGGGTTTGACATAAGGTAGCCTGTTATTTAGATCGTATGCGATCTAATCGTATCAGATGTAGCCGGAGTGCAATCCATGCCCCTGTCCACCAATCCTGACCGCCGCCGCTTCCTCGGCACCGCCGCCGTGACACTGGCGGCGGCGCCGTTCGCCATGAGCGGCGCGCTCTTTGCGCAGTCCGGCGACGCCAGGGTCGGCGCGGGCGCGATCAGGCCGGGCGCCCACACCTCGTTTGCCGCGCTGAAACAGGTCGAGGCCGGCGTTCTCAATGTCGGTTATGCCGAAGCCGGGCCCGCCGATGGTCCCGTCGTCATCCTCCTGCACGGCTGGCCCTACGACATCTATGCCTTCGTCGATGTAGCCCCGCTGCTGGCCTCAGCGGGCTTCCGGGTGATCGCGCCCTGGCTGCGCGGCTACGGCACGACGCGCTTCCTCTCGGTCGAAACCCCGCGTAACGGCCAGCAGGGCGCGCTCGCCACCGACGTCGTCGCCCTGATGGATGCGCTGAAGATCGACAAGGCGGTGGTCGCCGGCTTCGACTGGGGCGCCCGGACCGCCGACATCGTCGCGGCGATCTGGCCGGAGCGCGTCAAGGCGCTGGTCTCGGTCAGCGGCTATCTGATCGGCAGCCAGGAGGCCAATAGCAAGCCATTGCCGCCGACGGCCGAACTGCAATGGTGGTACCAGTATTACTTTGCGACCGAACGCGGCCGGCTGGGCTACGAAAAATACCGGCGCGAATTTTCAAAACTGATCTGGCAGCTCGCCTCGCCGAAGTGGAATTTCGATGACGCCACCTTCGAACGCAGCGCGGCGTCCTTCGACAACCCCGACCATGTCGCCATCGTGATCCACAACTATCGCTGGCGGCTTGGTCTCGCCCCGGGGGAGGCGAAATACGACGAACTGGAAAAGCGGCTGGCCAAATTACCCGCCATCACGGTGCCCACCGTCACCCTCGAAGGCGACGCCAACGGTGCTCCGCATCCGGACCCCAAGGTCTATGCCGGGAAGTTTTCCGGCAAATACGTTCACCGCCTGGTCACCGGGGGCATCGGACATAACCTGCCGCAAGAGGCGCCGCAGGCCTTTGCTAATGCGATCATCGAAGTGGCTCGCTCCTGAAGGGAGCTTGGCCGGCCGGCGGGCGAAGAGCCTGCCGGCGGGGGGGCCGTCTTCCGGGGGGCCTTGGACGGAACCGTGAACGAATTTGGATCACTTTTCGGCGAGGGTTGAACCTTGCCTTAGCCACCCCGGACATCAACTAAGCGGGAAACCACCTCCTTAACGGAGGAAAAAGTCTTACGTGCGAGGGAACTAAAGCGCTTTGTTGCTGTGCCGTCACAGTGGCGCGCCATCGGGTCGCGGGCACTTGCCGCAAAGCAACCTAAATGAAGTCACGTTGTTTGGATTGGTGTCTGCAACGTCCGTAACGGGGAATGATGATGAAGAAGATTTTGCTCGGCGCTGCCGCGCTGG
This portion of the Bradyrhizobium sp. AZCC 2262 genome encodes:
- a CDS encoding alpha/beta fold hydrolase, giving the protein MPLSTNPDRRRFLGTAAVTLAAAPFAMSGALFAQSGDARVGAGAIRPGAHTSFAALKQVEAGVLNVGYAEAGPADGPVVILLHGWPYDIYAFVDVAPLLASAGFRVIAPWLRGYGTTRFLSVETPRNGQQGALATDVVALMDALKIDKAVVAGFDWGARTADIVAAIWPERVKALVSVSGYLIGSQEANSKPLPPTAELQWWYQYYFATERGRLGYEKYRREFSKLIWQLASPKWNFDDATFERSAASFDNPDHVAIVIHNYRWRLGLAPGEAKYDELEKRLAKLPAITVPTVTLEGDANGAPHPDPKVYAGKFSGKYVHRLVTGGIGHNLPQEAPQAFANAIIEVARS